The Candidatus Kapaibacterium sp. genome has a segment encoding these proteins:
- a CDS encoding DUF6531 domain-containing protein, whose amino-acid sequence MMKFNTIFILLIFLYADKALISQSDFSINHGDSIISDPQIGSMTRGKYHFQHFVSPAPGLDKEHVQLLVNTVTGNLLYSRTDFRSNEIGFPINAKFTYNSLSSFNGRFGAKWQFSYNIRYCTNNVNKNVMIVLSDDKTELFQKVDSSFHPIYGATGKLNLSNSKYSYSSITNDDIKNTGLVYYHFNEPDNHYVSNIVDNFGNEINLQYEQNRLTQVLFPSGNKLTLSYTDEKLKKLRFGDTLEISYDYDESDNLVKVTYPDASIYRYEYDDCNLLSKIIYPAGNSINVEYESDLSVKNLTLGSNVKYSFESNRAKGAFKVILPNGSFYKFDSDTLFRTTRITKSNGSTVLHSYNEKYELTAIENPGESTSRFFYNDLGLLTMSINPLNRQSLYSYDSFGNLLEYTDAETNKWKFIRNELGIINAISDGNKNFDFGFDSKGILKSFEIDEVRIRFDNDTKGNPTRILFSDNILYDFRYDQLCNFSSFTQPDRIIYMFENNFKGLFTKIAYPNNSSRQFEYVNGSNLSKVILNDGVAVSFLYDSAGRPKSFKIGNLPEFIADYKSFDTIKFQTPISTQAQLVFDKNRKLGSLLDFNNVEYKYEYDDRGNLIREYIGNNLVSNLTYNLNNEMTERTILGFQEKFLYDKLSRLISYSNPNGTKLFQYDVFSNLTNYVTPSNVQYVFQYNFLNNLENVIRNSQTIATFNYDLFGNLIALNKPGQLHIGFEYDLNGLAKSISINNGTPIQYKYNSLRKVSSTDKGLNVMAFTYDKMNRLSDIKKNNHNLLTYSYNQLGKVSEIVNQDLQKINYEYNAIGSLKQITQNGTTHKLLTSPGSMSISFYNNFNYTYNFNDFYKLMSATNAANDEMRIYYDDSERLSEIFADGLKFGLTYSNSLLISSYTNGDNNRFSLNYSPIGNLISIINPNLNSTAILYNVHGDISNYVDSENRPIAFQYENDLISKVSFPGTDSIRYIYNQYGQKIQTITERGSLTNFEYNPFGLLSKVYDATSSKYFSYDSDLNLAQIVNELNDTLKITNQNNRIKSIQMYDFDLSANYLNGKLVSVDLNGTPFSRMTYDNFGFVNSYTFMTDYKINFSNNHLGMPNQKTDFDNTSIHYFRDKIGRILRKNFHDGTSELFLYMNSGEISSFIDRTNAEFLIRYDKARRPITFVVNRFDSLQFGYNSVGEIISIAEPMGNNFEFQYNGLGNLTSIISPNDYLLNFRYNKQANDFKMYDKTGDTTTFRLDNYYRIVSKIDRIGRTINSRFDNFGNKISTTQNGDTNYFYREDKYGRISNYTNSSSMNVYNYNGKQLKPSSLSSDGVEFAINSSNSLFETRVNNVLQSTVNFNLNQNVTSVSIPAIGTYNYFYDANHHLTRISHSNKNLITSKFSPSGELEFFDYNSLKYDFLYDTKINLQSIVKDGKKYAYFYDGNSNLIIKDFPTGFDNFFEYDEWNRLKIRFDQADNEFDYTYTGIGQTETISRTSPDIELITYEYDKADRLHHLKKLSGGQENIVTYQYDNLDNLKSLSVNGESLIQINKATNFIVDTVRFGANQTIIVHKTKSDLPKRIQYDYGFEVRYDYDSKNRLSNLSIYSSGILNKSYNYFYDNADRLLKISSDTDTSLLALAYNEWSEYTKVTTKDISTIYNHDDTGRIISRNENGELKYYEYSSNSNIPHKIGDATIFTNESENISSIAVGDEQYRFFFNNEDQLIGYSAPNGDFITFRYNNEGILSKSIGKDTSHYFDIPIESQSPNYFALTKNSDSLKVSNFFYKLFDNHEILFSYDSLGSPNQLIKDAFGNVLAYSSADSIIFSEYFAYDEVDESNSPNQLYKFRNLVSIPETHLYYDGVDFYHKDFKIYITRNKRLEQISSFLPTLRKMKSKPDLSDIIKYYVDSDLVIGSTDKHSKIVEQIKRDNLIGEMIDEELNLQYNHFQTYKVRSDFNQYSTKFNFLGPKVINTDLIVKASNNTKPVFEILPTGMEQLIDTIFQQAYLEPIINDYKKIPRYSSNRIENILSLMTFLEFDDDDQFVRILKLIDKLLSTGQYELPSNITDISPICIDFVMMDSIMRQNDYVRFVVDASEPIDQWQESLKSLQENFELFQQEILENRTNSKHHINIFNPGFKLYKPNFDIPEGINHVPKVFYDFLRLKEDNIANVMSKMLRLDYNDKLDTRWKYDRKIELPYRFDTLDDLNLRNIRPIYQNYFRFLR is encoded by the coding sequence ATGATGAAGTTTAATACCATATTTATTTTGTTAATTTTCCTGTATGCGGATAAGGCACTTATATCGCAATCGGATTTTAGCATTAATCATGGTGATTCGATTATTTCGGACCCTCAGATTGGCTCTATGACAAGAGGCAAGTATCATTTTCAGCACTTTGTAAGCCCTGCTCCGGGACTTGACAAAGAGCATGTGCAGCTATTGGTAAATACTGTAACTGGTAATCTACTTTACTCAAGAACCGATTTCCGAAGTAATGAAATTGGCTTTCCGATTAATGCAAAATTCACCTATAATAGTCTTAGCTCTTTCAACGGAAGATTTGGAGCAAAATGGCAATTTTCGTATAACATAAGATATTGCACGAACAATGTCAATAAGAATGTTATGATAGTGCTCTCTGACGACAAAACGGAGTTATTCCAAAAAGTTGATTCAAGCTTCCACCCTATTTATGGTGCTACCGGTAAGCTCAATCTCTCTAATAGTAAGTATTCATATTCAAGTATTACAAACGATGATATAAAAAATACAGGACTAGTTTATTACCATTTCAATGAGCCTGATAATCATTATGTCAGCAATATAGTTGATAATTTCGGAAATGAAATCAATTTGCAGTACGAACAAAACAGATTGACACAGGTTCTATTTCCATCAGGCAACAAACTGACTTTGAGCTATACTGATGAAAAGCTGAAAAAACTGAGATTTGGTGATACTCTTGAAATAAGCTATGACTATGATGAGTCAGATAATCTCGTAAAAGTTACTTATCCCGATGCTTCGATTTATAGGTATGAGTACGATGATTGCAACTTGTTAAGCAAAATAATTTATCCCGCAGGAAACAGCATCAATGTTGAGTATGAATCAGACCTTTCAGTGAAAAATTTGACGCTCGGCAGCAATGTAAAATACAGCTTTGAAAGCAATAGAGCCAAAGGAGCGTTTAAAGTAATTTTGCCGAATGGCAGCTTTTACAAATTTGATTCAGACACACTTTTCAGGACTACTCGAATTACGAAATCAAACGGTTCCACAGTGTTGCATAGCTATAATGAAAAATACGAGCTGACGGCAATTGAAAATCCCGGCGAATCCACAAGCAGATTTTTCTACAACGATTTGGGTTTACTTACTATGTCAATCAATCCTCTGAATAGACAATCTCTGTACTCGTATGATTCTTTTGGAAATCTATTGGAATATACAGATGCTGAAACAAATAAATGGAAATTTATCCGAAATGAACTGGGAATCATAAATGCAATATCAGATGGTAATAAAAATTTTGATTTTGGCTTTGACAGCAAAGGCATATTGAAAAGTTTCGAAATTGATGAGGTCCGCATAAGATTTGATAACGATACTAAAGGAAATCCAACTCGAATACTTTTTTCTGACAATATCCTCTATGATTTCCGCTATGACCAACTATGCAATTTTTCCTCATTTACACAACCGGACCGGATAATTTATATGTTCGAGAACAATTTCAAAGGCTTGTTCACCAAAATTGCTTACCCAAATAATAGTTCAAGACAGTTTGAATATGTCAATGGCTCGAATTTATCAAAAGTCATACTTAATGATGGAGTCGCCGTCAGTTTTTTATATGATTCGGCGGGGAGACCAAAATCATTCAAAATCGGTAATTTACCGGAGTTCATTGCCGATTACAAAAGTTTCGATACAATTAAATTCCAAACCCCAATATCAACTCAAGCTCAATTAGTCTTTGATAAAAATCGAAAACTTGGCTCATTGCTCGACTTCAATAATGTTGAATACAAGTACGAATACGACGATAGGGGCAATTTGATAAGAGAATATATTGGTAATAACTTAGTTTCGAACTTGACTTATAATCTAAATAATGAAATGACAGAAAGAACAATCTTAGGATTCCAAGAAAAATTTTTGTATGATAAATTATCAAGACTTATCTCATATTCAAATCCAAATGGTACAAAACTATTCCAATATGATGTCTTTTCCAACCTGACTAACTATGTTACTCCTTCCAATGTTCAATATGTATTTCAATATAACTTTTTGAACAATCTCGAAAATGTTATACGCAATTCACAAACTATTGCTACTTTCAACTATGACTTATTTGGAAATCTAATCGCACTAAACAAGCCGGGACAACTTCACATTGGTTTTGAATACGACCTTAATGGATTAGCCAAATCTATATCAATCAACAATGGCACACCCATACAGTATAAATACAATTCCCTCCGAAAAGTGTCAAGCACTGACAAAGGGCTGAATGTAATGGCGTTCACGTATGATAAAATGAATAGGCTATCAGACATCAAAAAAAACAATCACAACCTTCTAACTTATTCATATAACCAGTTAGGTAAAGTTAGTGAAATTGTAAATCAAGACTTACAAAAAATAAATTATGAATACAATGCCATAGGTTCATTAAAGCAAATCACTCAAAACGGCACTACTCATAAATTGCTGACATCACCCGGAAGTATGTCAATCAGTTTTTACAATAACTTCAATTATACATATAATTTCAATGACTTTTATAAGCTGATGTCTGCAACAAATGCCGCAAACGACGAGATGAGAATTTATTATGATGATTCTGAGAGATTGAGCGAAATTTTTGCTGATGGGTTGAAATTTGGACTTACATATAGCAATAGCTTATTAATCAGTTCTTATACAAATGGCGATAATAACAGATTCTCTTTGAACTACAGCCCAATAGGAAATTTGATTTCAATCATTAACCCAAATTTGAATTCGACAGCAATATTATATAATGTACATGGTGATATTTCAAATTATGTTGATAGTGAAAATAGACCGATCGCTTTTCAATATGAAAATGACTTAATATCTAAAGTTAGTTTCCCCGGAACTGATTCCATTCGATATATTTACAATCAGTATGGGCAGAAAATCCAAACAATAACTGAAAGAGGCTCTTTAACAAATTTTGAATATAATCCTTTTGGTCTTCTGTCGAAAGTCTATGATGCAACCAGCTCAAAGTACTTTTCGTATGACAGTGATTTGAATCTGGCACAAATTGTAAATGAATTAAATGATACATTGAAAATAACGAATCAAAATAATCGCATTAAGAGCATTCAAATGTATGACTTCGACTTATCTGCCAACTATCTGAACGGAAAACTTGTCTCAGTAGATTTGAATGGGACGCCATTTTCAAGAATGACTTATGATAATTTCGGGTTTGTGAATTCCTATACCTTTATGACTGATTACAAAATCAATTTCAGCAACAATCACTTAGGAATGCCAAACCAAAAAACAGATTTTGATAATACATCCATCCACTATTTCCGTGATAAAATTGGCAGAATATTAAGAAAAAACTTTCACGATGGCACTTCTGAACTGTTCTTATATATGAATAGTGGCGAAATTTCAAGTTTTATTGATAGGACTAACGCGGAATTTTTGATTCGATATGATAAAGCAAGGCGACCAATCACATTTGTAGTAAATAGATTTGATTCCTTGCAATTCGGCTACAATTCAGTTGGAGAAATCATAAGTATTGCTGAACCGATGGGAAACAATTTTGAATTTCAATATAATGGGTTAGGTAACCTTACTTCGATAATTTCGCCAAACGATTACCTACTAAATTTCAGATACAATAAGCAAGCTAATGATTTCAAAATGTACGATAAAACCGGTGATACTACCACATTTAGATTGGATAATTATTATAGAATTGTAAGCAAAATTGACAGAATCGGACGAACAATCAATTCGAGATTTGATAATTTTGGCAATAAGATTAGCACTACTCAAAACGGTGATACAAATTATTTCTATCGGGAAGATAAGTATGGTAGGATAAGTAACTACACAAACAGCTCATCAATGAATGTGTACAACTACAACGGTAAACAATTGAAACCGAGTTCATTAAGTAGCGATGGTGTCGAATTTGCTATCAACTCAAGCAATAGTTTGTTTGAAACACGAGTTAACAATGTGCTCCAGTCAACTGTAAATTTCAACTTGAATCAAAATGTAACTTCAGTTTCAATTCCGGCAATCGGCACTTATAATTATTTTTATGATGCAAACCACCACTTGACACGTATCAGTCACTCAAACAAAAATTTAATCACTTCCAAATTTTCACCATCAGGCGAACTTGAATTTTTCGATTATAATTCATTGAAATACGATTTCCTCTACGATACGAAAATCAACTTGCAAAGTATCGTAAAAGACGGCAAAAAATACGCTTACTTCTATGATGGAAACTCAAATTTGATTATAAAAGATTTCCCGACAGGGTTTGATAACTTTTTTGAATATGATGAATGGAACAGATTGAAAATTCGATTTGACCAAGCAGATAACGAATTTGATTATACTTACACTGGCATTGGGCAAACTGAAACGATTTCACGAACAAGTCCCGATATTGAACTGATAACTTATGAATATGATAAAGCTGATAGGTTGCATCACTTAAAGAAACTATCAGGCGGACAAGAAAATATAGTTACTTACCAATATGATAATCTCGATAACTTGAAATCATTATCGGTTAATGGCGAGAGTTTGATTCAAATTAACAAAGCAACAAATTTCATAGTTGATACGGTCAGATTTGGAGCTAATCAAACAATCATTGTCCATAAAACCAAAAGTGATTTGCCAAAACGCATACAATACGATTATGGCTTTGAAGTTCGATATGATTATGATTCGAAAAACAGACTCTCCAATCTAAGCATTTACTCTTCAGGAATTTTGAACAAATCATATAATTACTTCTACGACAATGCTGACAGATTGTTGAAAATTTCGAGCGACACAGATACATCGCTACTTGCTTTAGCTTATAACGAATGGTCGGAATATACCAAAGTTACTACTAAAGATATTTCAACGATTTACAATCATGATGATACCGGCAGAATTATATCAAGGAATGAAAATGGAGAATTGAAATACTACGAATACAGTTCAAACAGTAATATTCCTCATAAGATTGGCGATGCTACCATCTTTACAAATGAATCTGAGAATATCAGCTCTATAGCTGTTGGCGATGAGCAATACAGATTTTTCTTTAATAACGAAGACCAATTAATAGGTTACTCGGCACCGAATGGCGATTTCATCACTTTCCGTTACAACAATGAAGGAATCTTATCCAAATCAATTGGCAAAGATACGAGCCATTATTTTGATATACCAATCGAAAGTCAATCCCCGAATTACTTCGCTCTGACTAAGAACAGTGATTCTTTGAAAGTAAGCAACTTTTTTTATAAACTATTCGATAATCATGAAATCTTATTTTCATATGATTCTTTGGGCAGTCCAAACCAATTGATAAAAGATGCTTTTGGCAATGTGCTCGCTTATTCATCGGCTGATTCGATTATTTTTTCCGAATATTTTGCTTATGACGAGGTTGATGAATCAAATTCTCCAAATCAATTATATAAATTCAGGAACTTAGTTTCTATACCGGAAACGCACTTGTATTATGACGGAGTCGATTTCTATCATAAAGATTTCAAAATTTATATCACTCGCAATAAGCGATTAGAACAGATTTCATCTTTTCTGCCTACACTTAGAAAGATGAAATCAAAACCCGATTTGAGCGACATAATCAAATATTATGTTGATTCAGATTTGGTAATCGGAAGTACCGACAAGCATAGTAAAATAGTAGAGCAAATCAAGAGAGACAACTTAATAGGGGAAATGATTGATGAGGAACTAAATCTACAATACAATCATTTTCAGACTTATAAAGTACGAAGCGATTTTAACCAATATTCAACAAAATTCAATTTCTTAGGTCCGAAAGTTATTAATACTGATTTGATTGTTAAAGCATCAAACAACACAAAGCCCGTATTTGAAATCCTCCCAACAGGGATGGAGCAACTTATCGATACCATATTCCAACAAGCATATTTGGAGCCAATAATTAATGATTATAAAAAAATTCCTCGTTACTCAAGCAATCGAATCGAGAATATTTTAAGTTTGATGACATTTTTAGAATTCGATGATGACGACCAATTCGTACGAATCCTCAAATTGATTGACAAACTTTTATCAACCGGCCAATATGAGTTACCGTCAAATATTACAGACATCTCTCCTATTTGCATTGATTTCGTAATGATGGATTCTATCATGCGCCAAAATGATTATGTTCGTTTTGTGGTTGATGCTTCAGAACCCATAGACCAGTGGCAGGAATCCTTGAAAAGTCTTCAAGAAAATTTTGAACTGTTTCAACAGGAAATCTTGGAAAACCGGACGAATTCAAAACATCATATAAACATATTCAATCCTGGATTTAAACTGTATAAGCCAAATTTCGATATACCGGAAGGCATCAATCATGTACCGAAGGTTTTTTATGATTTCTTAAGATTGAAGGAAGATAACATTGCAAATGTCATGTCCAAAATGTTGCGTTTAGACTACAATGATAAGTTAGACACAAGATGGAAATACGACAGAAAAATTGAACTACCATACAGATTCGATACTCTTGATGATTTGAATTTAAGAAATATTAGACCCATTTATCAAAATTATTTTCGTTTTCTACGTTAA
- a CDS encoding HAD family hydrolase: protein MSLKVITIDFWNTLFDSSGGKHRNALRYHTIMDEISNLGTAVTDEDLDLALKASWEFFNNIWINQQRTPKPVETIEFFWSFLKLPYSKPSIDKVTQVFSDSILNYPPKMLINVSEVLPILASKYKLGIVSDTGFTPGTTLQKLMQDNGILQYFTSFSFSDETGVSKPHPKTFHRVLDEFDVKASEALHIGDIEKTDIKGAKELAMMAIKFSGDPTTTHRDADNLITIADAEVFDWIDIPHCIELLEKKKGLPA, encoded by the coding sequence ATGAGTTTAAAAGTAATTACTATTGATTTCTGGAACACTTTATTTGATTCCTCAGGCGGCAAACATCGAAATGCACTACGCTACCACACAATAATGGATGAGATTTCTAATCTCGGAACTGCGGTTACAGATGAAGATTTGGATTTGGCTCTAAAAGCATCCTGGGAATTTTTCAACAATATTTGGATTAATCAACAAAGGACACCAAAGCCGGTAGAAACCATTGAATTTTTCTGGAGCTTTTTGAAATTACCATATTCAAAACCTTCAATAGACAAAGTCACACAGGTTTTCTCCGATTCAATATTGAACTATCCACCCAAAATGTTGATAAATGTGAGCGAAGTTTTGCCTATTTTGGCATCGAAATATAAGTTAGGAATTGTTTCCGATACAGGTTTTACACCGGGGACTACACTTCAGAAACTTATGCAAGACAATGGAATACTGCAATATTTCACATCATTCAGCTTTAGTGATGAAACCGGAGTTTCCAAACCACATCCTAAAACTTTTCATAGAGTTTTAGATGAATTTGATGTAAAGGCTTCGGAAGCATTGCACATTGGCGACATCGAAAAAACCGATATTAAGGGTGCCAAAGAATTAGCTATGATGGCAATCAAATTTTCAGGCGACCCAACCACGACACATCGTGATGCAGATAATCTGATAACTATTGCCGATGCGGAGGTTTTTGATTGGATAGACATCCCTCATTGTATCGAATTGCTTGAAAAGAAGAAAGGGTTGCCTGCATAA
- a CDS encoding flavodoxin produces MMLIGIFFGTNTGNTETVVEILEKELKGSGFEVDVHDMSSASVDDMAKYDQFIIAVPTWNDGELQDDFDAVFGEFESFDFSGKKVGFVGLGDQDGYPDNFLDAIGILGKPVLKNGGSIFGYWPTDGYEFTTSAGLAENGKFFGLGIDQDNQEDQTEDRIKSWVAQIKGELGA; encoded by the coding sequence ATTATGTTGATAGGAATTTTTTTCGGTACAAATACCGGAAACACAGAAACAGTTGTTGAAATACTCGAAAAAGAGTTGAAAGGAAGTGGATTTGAAGTTGATGTTCATGATATGTCAAGCGCTTCAGTAGATGACATGGCAAAATACGACCAATTCATTATTGCAGTACCAACATGGAATGATGGCGAATTGCAAGATGATTTCGATGCTGTATTTGGCGAATTTGAATCATTTGACTTTTCAGGCAAGAAAGTTGGATTTGTTGGTCTTGGCGACCAAGACGGTTATCCTGACAACTTCCTTGATGCTATTGGCATTCTCGGAAAGCCGGTTCTCAAAAATGGTGGTTCAATCTTTGGGTATTGGCCCACTGACGGCTATGAATTTACAACTTCTGCCGGATTGGCAGAAAATGGCAAATTCTTTGGACTTGGAATTGACCAAGACAACCAAGAAGACCAAACCGAAGATAGAATCAAATCTTGGGTTGCTCAAATCAAGGGCGAACTCGGAGCTTAA
- the rpmB gene encoding 50S ribosomal protein L28 encodes MARICQLTGTKPISGNNVSHAHNKTRRRFLPNLQKKRIWLPEEKRWITIKATAKAIKTLDKKGLYQMLKDLETK; translated from the coding sequence ATGGCAAGAATATGTCAATTAACAGGTACAAAACCAATATCGGGTAATAACGTATCACACGCTCATAATAAGACACGCAGAAGATTTTTGCCAAATCTTCAGAAAAAGCGTATTTGGTTACCCGAAGAAAAGCGCTGGATTACTATTAAAGCTACTGCTAAAGCAATCAAAACTCTCGATAAAAAGGGCTTATATCAAATGCTGAAAGATTTGGAAACCAAATAG
- a CDS encoding glycosyltransferase family 4 protein: MRVLQLSPQFVFPADDGGKISIYNTTRTLKSLGCDVTFVTFSRNPIPQNHLEHFKKYADVHVIEYSTRNTPIRIIKSLLDTYPIYLRKHINDYLKENLSKIVSEKQYDVIHAEHSSMAPLALYLKNLLKIPAFLRLQNIEHRIWERYGEFLNPFDPKKYYVARQAKLLKSQEAKMFPQFDMCFTITNEDKKLAESIAPSGNYMTIYPGVDFEKFTPNSTIERKVNEFVHIAYFRWIHNVNAITWLIDEVMPEVVSSHPEVKFNIIGKGTPKQYENRTINRSEFLGYVEDINQYMNRASFFVAPLFVGSGIRIKILEALAMELPVIATSVAAEGIPGTKENGIIIADNKSDFVAAIRHLLDKPDEARRLGVAGRKFAEENFDWEHNISKIFEIYKKFHPQ, translated from the coding sequence ATGAGAGTTTTACAATTATCGCCTCAATTTGTATTTCCGGCAGATGACGGTGGCAAAATCAGCATATACAATACAACAAGAACATTGAAATCCTTAGGATGCGATGTCACTTTTGTTACTTTTTCGCGAAATCCAATCCCTCAAAATCATTTAGAACACTTTAAGAAATATGCAGATGTTCATGTAATTGAATATTCAACACGCAATACTCCAATTCGCATAATCAAATCATTATTAGACACTTACCCGATTTACTTAAGAAAACACATCAACGATTATCTTAAAGAAAATTTGAGCAAAATCGTTTCTGAAAAGCAATATGATGTGATTCATGCCGAGCACTCAAGCATGGCGCCACTTGCTTTGTATTTGAAAAATTTGTTGAAAATTCCGGCTTTCTTACGATTGCAAAATATTGAACATCGGATTTGGGAACGTTATGGTGAATTCTTAAACCCATTCGACCCAAAAAAGTATTATGTAGCTCGACAAGCAAAATTGCTCAAGTCTCAAGAAGCTAAGATGTTTCCTCAATTTGACATGTGTTTTACGATTACGAATGAAGATAAAAAGTTGGCTGAATCAATTGCTCCAAGCGGAAATTACATGACAATTTATCCGGGAGTTGATTTTGAAAAGTTCACACCAAACAGTACAATCGAAAGAAAAGTCAATGAATTTGTTCACATTGCATACTTTAGATGGATACACAACGTCAATGCAATTACGTGGTTGATTGACGAAGTTATGCCTGAAGTGGTCAGTTCACATCCCGAAGTGAAATTTAACATTATTGGCAAAGGAACTCCCAAACAGTATGAAAATAGAACAATAAATCGAAGTGAATTTTTAGGCTATGTCGAGGACATTAACCAATACATGAATAGAGCCTCATTCTTCGTGGCTCCTTTGTTTGTCGGCAGCGGCATCAGAATTAAAATTCTTGAAGCCTTAGCAATGGAATTACCTGTAATAGCTACTTCAGTAGCTGCTGAGGGTATTCCCGGAACGAAAGAAAACGGAATCATCATTGCAGATAACAAAAGCGATTTTGTTGCAGCTATCCGACATCTTTTAGACAAGCCTGATGAAGCAAGAAGATTGGGGGTTGCCGGTAGAAAATTTGCAGAGGAGAATTTCGATTGGGAACATAACATTTCTAAGATTTTTGAAATTTATAAGAAATTTCATCCACAATAG
- a CDS encoding glycosyltransferase yields the protein MKISVVIVTRNRSEDLKFSINRFLAQTYENKEIIVIDNASEDNTTQMMKENFPDIKYLRLPDNIDIKGINIGIEMSDGDIIWRTDDDSSPETDDEFAKVVEIFQKHDNVDIISCECINVHDNFGVWNWYPFEHDKINVPSDGYKANFFIGVGAAIRRRVYDKIGGFWEWGHEEMDFCARAILEDFNVRYFPNIRVLHYASMGGRAKPTRWIKMTKQIIRYTWKYFRFFDALGRTLVIIFLQFFDAFRMRVTIGAFIEGYLSIIPVILSTRRDEFTPIPKDKYYDVTLGVSESRKVYIYIKSFFVLKFNKYFKKK from the coding sequence ATGAAAATCAGTGTTGTCATTGTCACCCGAAATAGAAGCGAAGATTTGAAGTTTTCAATCAATCGCTTTTTGGCTCAAACTTACGAGAACAAGGAAATTATCGTCATAGATAATGCTTCCGAAGACAATACAACCCAAATGATGAAAGAAAACTTCCCCGATATTAAATACCTCAGATTACCGGACAATATTGATATCAAAGGGATAAACATTGGAATCGAAATGTCCGATGGCGATATTATTTGGCGAACTGACGATGATTCAAGCCCTGAAACTGATGATGAATTTGCAAAAGTTGTTGAAATTTTCCAAAAGCACGACAATGTTGATATAATATCATGCGAGTGCATCAATGTTCACGATAACTTTGGTGTATGGAATTGGTATCCCTTTGAGCATGATAAAATCAATGTGCCTTCGGATGGCTACAAAGCAAACTTTTTTATCGGCGTTGGAGCAGCTATCAGACGTAGAGTTTATGACAAAATCGGTGGTTTTTGGGAATGGGGTCATGAAGAGATGGATTTTTGTGCCCGCGCGATTTTGGAAGATTTCAATGTACGATATTTCCCCAACATAAGAGTATTACACTATGCTTCGATGGGAGGTCGCGCCAAACCAACACGTTGGATAAAAATGACTAAACAAATAATACGATATACTTGGAAATATTTCAGATTTTTCGATGCTCTTGGCAGAACTTTAGTGATAATATTTCTTCAGTTTTTCGATGCTTTTCGAATGCGAGTCACTATTGGTGCTTTTATCGAAGGATACTTGAGTATTATACCTGTTATATTATCAACGAGACGCGACGAATTCACACCGATTCCCAAAGATAAATACTACGACGTCACTCTTGGAGTTAGCGAGTCCCGCAAAGTTTATATTTACATCAAATCATTTTTTGTTCTCAAATTCAACAAATACTTTAAGAAAAAATGA
- the nth gene encoding endonuclease III yields the protein MIVQKFPATLSAKKARIADVISILSQKYTDVKIQLEHENPFELLVATILSAQCTDARVNIVTKSLFAKYKMPSDYLIVDVEELEQDIFSTGFYKAKARNIRSACKMIIEDFGGDVPQTMDSLLKLPGVGRKTANVILGHCFDTPGIVVDTHVIRISNLLGFVNTTDAVKIEYELMKIIPKEHWVIFTHYFINHGRNTCIARRPKCSSCEIAHLCPSAHI from the coding sequence ATGATTGTCCAAAAATTCCCGGCTACTTTATCAGCCAAGAAAGCAAGAATTGCAGATGTAATATCAATCCTTTCGCAGAAATATACCGATGTTAAAATTCAGTTAGAACACGAAAACCCATTTGAGCTTTTAGTCGCTACCATCCTATCTGCACAATGCACAGATGCGCGAGTAAACATCGTCACAAAATCATTGTTTGCAAAGTACAAGATGCCGTCTGATTACTTAATTGTTGATGTTGAAGAGCTCGAACAAGATATTTTTTCAACCGGATTTTACAAAGCAAAAGCGAGAAACATTCGCAGCGCTTGCAAGATGATTATCGAAGATTTTGGCGGCGATGTTCCTCAAACTATGGACAGTTTACTTAAACTACCGGGAGTTGGTCGCAAAACTGCTAATGTAATTTTGGGGCATTGCTTTGATACTCCGGGAATAGTTGTTGATACTCACGTAATCCGAATCAGCAACTTGTTGGGATTTGTAAATACGACCGATGCAGTAAAAATTGAATATGAACTGATGAAAATAATTCCGAAGGAGCATTGGGTGATATTCACTCATTATTTTATCAATCACGGACGCAACACTTGTATCGCTCGCAGACCCAAATGCTCATCGTGCGAAATTGCTCATTTATGTCCCTCAGCGCATATTTGA